Proteins encoded together in one Deinococcus hopiensis KR-140 window:
- the trmFO gene encoding methylenetetrahydrofolate--tRNA-(uracil(54)-C(5))-methyltransferase (FADH(2)-oxidizing) TrmFO — MSIPEAAISVIGAGLAGSEAALAAARLGVRVRLFEMRPVKMTPAHHTGQFAELVCSTSLGGEGEMQSKGLLQAELRSVGGAIVGAADESRVPAGNALAVDRDEFSARVTQRVREHPLIEVVSGEVEAIPEGITVVATGPLTSDALAADLARVTGSERLSFYDAAAPVIAFESIDLNVAWRAGRYDQSADYINCPFSKEEYLRFFAALEHARTHTPHDWEKLEFFEGCMPIEEIARRGVDTPRFGPMSPKGLDDPRTGRWPYAVAQLRQEDREGRMWSLVGFQTGLKWGDQKAVVALIPGLENAEIVRYGVMHRNTYLNAPEVLSATLQLRADPTKLVAGVLAGTEGYLESAATGWLAGTNAARLALGLAPLAPPAESMLGGLVRYLASANPKGFQPMNVNWALVPELPLPEGKRKWGKREKRPVMFRRGLNAFMDWAGGEAGLSVTPPPVPEHEADEVAALR, encoded by the coding sequence ATGAGCATTCCTGAAGCAGCCATTTCGGTGATCGGTGCAGGCCTGGCGGGGTCAGAGGCCGCCCTCGCAGCGGCGCGGCTGGGCGTGCGGGTGCGCCTCTTTGAAATGCGTCCCGTTAAGATGACGCCTGCCCACCACACCGGACAATTTGCCGAACTGGTCTGCTCCACGTCCCTGGGCGGCGAGGGCGAGATGCAGAGCAAGGGCCTGTTGCAGGCCGAGTTGCGCTCGGTGGGTGGGGCCATCGTGGGAGCCGCCGACGAGAGCCGCGTTCCGGCGGGCAACGCGCTGGCGGTGGACCGCGACGAGTTCAGCGCCCGCGTCACCCAACGGGTACGCGAACACCCGCTGATCGAAGTGGTTTCCGGCGAGGTGGAGGCCATTCCGGAGGGCATCACCGTGGTCGCCACCGGCCCGCTCACCTCGGACGCGCTCGCCGCCGACCTCGCCCGCGTCACCGGCAGCGAGAGGCTCAGCTTCTATGACGCCGCCGCGCCCGTGATCGCCTTCGAGAGTATCGACCTGAACGTGGCGTGGCGCGCCGGGCGGTATGACCAGAGCGCGGATTACATCAACTGTCCCTTCTCCAAAGAGGAGTACCTGCGCTTCTTTGCCGCCCTGGAACACGCCCGCACCCACACGCCGCACGACTGGGAAAAGCTCGAATTTTTCGAGGGCTGCATGCCCATCGAGGAGATCGCCCGCCGGGGGGTGGATACGCCGCGTTTCGGCCCGATGTCGCCCAAGGGGCTGGACGATCCGCGTACCGGGCGCTGGCCCTACGCCGTCGCGCAGCTGCGCCAGGAGGACCGGGAGGGCCGGATGTGGTCCCTCGTCGGCTTCCAGACCGGGCTGAAGTGGGGCGATCAGAAGGCGGTGGTGGCCCTGATCCCCGGCCTGGAAAACGCCGAGATCGTGCGCTACGGCGTGATGCACCGCAACACCTACCTCAACGCGCCCGAGGTGTTGTCCGCCACGCTGCAACTGCGCGCCGACCCCACCAAGCTCGTCGCCGGGGTGCTGGCGGGCACTGAGGGCTACCTCGAATCGGCGGCGACGGGCTGGCTGGCGGGCACGAACGCGGCGCGGCTCGCGCTGGGCCTCGCCCCGCTGGCGCCTCCCGCTGAGTCCATGCTGGGCGGCCTGGTGCGCTACCTCGCCTCGGCCAATCCAAAGGGCTTCCAGCCCATGAACGTCAACTGGGCGCTCGTGCCCGAGTTACCCCTCCCCGAGGGCAAGCGCAAGTGGGGCAAACGCGAGAAGCGGCCCGTGATGTTCCGCCGTGGACTGAACGCCTTTATGGATTGGGCCGGAGGGGAGGCGGGGCTGAGCGTCACCCCGCCCCCGGTGCCTGAACACGAGGCCGATGAGGTTGCGGCCCTCCGCTGA
- a CDS encoding YdcF family protein: protein MRPGSRTSRWRGAWSGAAIGAALGVLAAFLGEVRAPTPLLLFLLLAGGVAGLFRVSRLLLQIGSGVLALLLSLCLLTPVLRAPLASLTLSQPPVKADLIVVLGGGVQCGSRALESSSLARLLGGLGLWRAGYAPRLTVSEQSGLIGPAGCVKMSALERAQIAALYPTGGPEVLTLRRVTTTRDEAARVRDLVRHNGWKRVLLVTSPSHSRRAARLFASQGVAVVSVPTFETRFDGALAYPNDRLFALRVLAYEGLSRVKAALGGTPER from the coding sequence ATGCGGCCGGGTAGCCGGACCTCCCGGTGGCGCGGCGCCTGGAGCGGCGCGGCCATCGGCGCGGCCCTGGGCGTCCTGGCGGCCTTTCTGGGTGAGGTGCGCGCGCCCACGCCGCTGCTGCTGTTCCTGCTGCTGGCGGGCGGGGTGGCCGGGCTGTTCCGGGTCAGCCGTCTGCTGCTGCAAATCGGCTCGGGGGTGCTGGCGCTGCTGCTGTCGCTGTGCCTGCTCACGCCCGTACTGCGCGCGCCGCTGGCCTCGCTGACCCTGTCTCAGCCGCCGGTGAAGGCGGACCTGATCGTGGTGCTTGGTGGCGGGGTGCAGTGCGGCTCGCGCGCGCTGGAATCGAGCAGTCTGGCGCGTCTGCTGGGGGGCCTTGGCCTGTGGCGCGCCGGGTATGCTCCGCGCCTCACGGTGTCTGAGCAGTCCGGACTGATCGGTCCAGCGGGCTGCGTGAAGATGAGCGCGCTGGAGCGGGCGCAGATCGCAGCGCTCTACCCTACGGGTGGCCCGGAAGTCCTTACCCTGCGCCGCGTCACCACCACCCGTGACGAGGCAGCCCGGGTGCGGGACCTGGTCCGGCACAACGGCTGGAAGCGGGTCTTGCTCGTCACGTCTCCCAGCCACTCGCGCCGGGCCGCGCGCCTGTTCGCATCTCAGGGTGTAGCTGTGGTCAGCGTGCCCACCTTCGAGACCCGCTTCGACGGGGCATTGGCATATCCGAATGACCGCCTCTTCGCCCTGCGGGTGCTGGCCTACGAGGGCCTATCACGGGTAAAGGCGGCGTTGGGCGGCACGCCGGAGCGGTAG
- a CDS encoding mechanosensitive ion channel family protein, translating to MGGRTDTSNLLGLDALRRALHGTRVDVSRVLTEYGPNALLAAALVVVYAALFWVLSRFAQALLRRLVRRGALRTEAQSTAGQVLRIVLRLTLLMVILVSVTALFPPVSDWGGPVFRAYLLLLVLYVGWGALGHVLQVQARSWKLDASLQLLLGNLTRTLWGLLGVYLVSAQFGINLVPILGGLGVVGLAVGFAAQDILANLISGVTLLLDRPFRIGDWIRTESYEGQVASLTLRTTRVRTRDGEYVSIPNKDVAGAVVENLSLGGQLRVHVNLYLTYGESTDRAREALLGVLPAFPEVLTDPAPQVLVEELEESRVRLLLRFWVDAEHVAGYPVLRMKVLEAGTEALRAAGLRVPYARMQVQLRPLPPEAQGNDAAG from the coding sequence ATGGGTGGCCGCACCGACACCTCCAACCTGCTGGGCCTGGACGCCCTGCGGCGGGCACTGCACGGCACCCGCGTGGACGTGAGCCGGGTGCTGACCGAATATGGCCCCAACGCGCTGCTCGCCGCCGCGCTGGTGGTCGTGTACGCGGCGCTGTTCTGGGTGCTGTCGCGCTTCGCTCAGGCCCTGCTGAGGCGGCTGGTCCGGCGCGGTGCGCTGCGTACCGAGGCGCAGTCCACGGCCGGACAGGTGTTGCGGATCGTCCTGCGCCTGACCCTGCTGATGGTCATTCTGGTATCGGTCACGGCCCTGTTTCCGCCGGTGTCCGACTGGGGGGGGCCGGTGTTTCGGGCCTATCTGCTGCTGCTGGTGCTGTATGTGGGCTGGGGCGCGCTGGGCCACGTCTTGCAGGTGCAGGCGCGGAGCTGGAAGCTGGACGCCAGCCTGCAACTGCTGCTGGGTAACCTCACGCGCACCCTGTGGGGGCTGCTGGGCGTGTACCTCGTCTCGGCGCAGTTCGGCATCAACCTGGTGCCCATTCTGGGCGGGCTGGGCGTGGTGGGGCTGGCGGTGGGCTTCGCAGCGCAGGACATCCTCGCCAACCTGATCAGCGGGGTCACGCTGCTGCTCGACCGCCCCTTCCGCATCGGCGACTGGATCCGCACCGAGTCATACGAGGGCCAGGTCGCCAGCCTGACCCTGCGGACCACCCGCGTCCGCACCCGTGACGGCGAGTACGTCAGCATCCCCAACAAGGACGTGGCGGGGGCCGTCGTGGAAAATCTGTCGCTGGGAGGCCAGCTGCGCGTTCACGTCAACCTGTACCTGACCTACGGCGAGTCCACCGACCGGGCGCGCGAAGCGTTGCTCGGCGTCCTTCCGGCCTTTCCCGAGGTCCTGACCGATCCGGCCCCCCAGGTTCTGGTGGAGGAACTGGAAGAAAGCCGGGTGCGGTTGTTGCTGCGGTTCTGGGTGGACGCCGAGCACGTCGCGGGTTACCCGGTGTTGCGGATGAAGGTGCTGGAGGCGGGGACAGAGGCGCTGCGGGCCGCTGGCCTGCGCGTTCCCTACGCCCGGATGCAGGTGCAGCTGCGGCCCCTGCCGCCGGAAGCCCAGGGGAACGATGCGGCCGGGTAG
- a CDS encoding DUF305 domain-containing protein — MPRRPALLATLSLVAVLLIAAALALTLRSPRPGENSPEVRFVREMTQHHAQAVDMATRIRDRAKDRTLRSVALDITLSQQEQIGQMRGWLTLWGLPWGGQGMTAEHARVMGMATPQEVNRLDTLPGVDAERLFLQLMIRHHQGALSMVQPILREKVRPEVLTLARQINTTQSGEIRLMTQMLRQRGAKPLPFPQAGQGENTNGMDMPGMEAEPGQHQH; from the coding sequence ATGCCCCGCCGCCCGGCCCTGCTCGCCACCCTCTCGCTCGTTGCCGTCTTGCTGATTGCCGCCGCGCTGGCGCTGACCCTGCGCTCGCCCCGCCCCGGCGAGAACAGCCCCGAGGTCCGCTTCGTGCGCGAGATGACCCAGCACCACGCGCAGGCCGTGGACATGGCGACGCGCATCCGCGACCGCGCCAAGGACCGCACCCTGCGCTCGGTGGCGCTGGACATCACGCTGTCCCAGCAGGAGCAGATCGGGCAGATGCGCGGCTGGCTGACCTTGTGGGGCCTGCCGTGGGGTGGACAGGGCATGACCGCAGAGCACGCCCGCGTGATGGGCATGGCGACGCCGCAGGAGGTAAACAGGCTGGATACCCTGCCCGGGGTGGACGCCGAACGCCTCTTTCTGCAGCTGATGATTCGTCACCACCAGGGTGCGCTGAGCATGGTGCAGCCCATCCTGAGGGAAAAGGTCCGTCCCGAGGTGCTGACCCTGGCCCGGCAAATCAACACCACGCAGTCGGGCGAGATTCGCCTGATGACGCAGATGTTGCGCCAGCGCGGCGCGAAGCCCCTTCCCTTTCCGCAGGCGGGGCAGGGAGAAAACACGAACGGGATGGACATGCCGGGGATGGAGGCGGAGCCGGGGCAACATCAGCACTGA
- a CDS encoding GNAT family N-acetyltransferase, with amino-acid sequence MIRSMRQTDTPDVLALLTWMDDAPEREVFAPDARDADELHAECEDRVCLVAEGEDGEVRAYCGLAPFRDGLALEGPLGLGELHGLLAHVVKRADGLPIYAFSARDNLAAREALEASGFTPMHTTDFYSSSLSGLARRARVPGGYTTADHLRPEAYRALYRASEDGWAGRLEWTDSEIEAHFAREDVRLVALLHGGRPVGFAELELNAETGRADLTYLAVHPAERGQGLGRVLLALAAAEAAAHPELRQMRTRAHDHARAARALYAHAGLTHCRSVVTYLRDDTEGEA; translated from the coding sequence ATGATTCGTTCCATGCGCCAGACCGATACCCCCGATGTGCTCGCCCTCCTGACCTGGATGGACGACGCTCCCGAGCGTGAGGTGTTTGCCCCCGACGCCCGAGACGCCGACGAGCTGCACGCCGAATGCGAGGACCGCGTGTGTCTGGTGGCCGAGGGCGAGGACGGCGAGGTGCGTGCCTATTGCGGTCTGGCCCCCTTCCGTGATGGCTTGGCGCTGGAAGGGCCCCTCGGGTTGGGTGAGCTTCACGGCCTGCTGGCCCACGTTGTTAAGCGCGCCGACGGCCTGCCCATCTACGCTTTCAGTGCGCGCGACAACCTCGCTGCGCGGGAGGCGCTGGAAGCCTCGGGCTTTACGCCGATGCACACCACCGACTTCTACAGCTCGTCCCTCTCCGGCTTGGCCAGGCGCGCGCGGGTGCCCGGGGGCTACACCACCGCCGATCACCTGCGTCCCGAGGCGTACCGCGCGCTGTACCGCGCCTCTGAAGACGGCTGGGCAGGCCGCCTGGAGTGGACCGACTCCGAGATCGAGGCCCATTTCGCCCGCGAGGACGTGCGCCTCGTGGCCCTGCTGCACGGGGGCCGCCCGGTGGGCTTTGCCGAACTCGAGCTGAACGCGGAGACGGGCCGCGCGGACCTGACCTACCTCGCCGTGCATCCCGCCGAGCGCGGCCAGGGCCTGGGCCGGGTGCTGCTGGCCCTCGCTGCCGCCGAAGCCGCCGCGCACCCCGAACTGCGGCAGATGCGTACCCGCGCGCATGACCACGCCCGCGCCGCCCGTGCGCTGTACGCCCACGCGGGCCTGACCCACTGCCGCTCGGTGGTCACGTACCTGCGTGACGATACGGAGGGCGAGGCGTAG
- a CDS encoding DUF4258 domain-containing protein, which produces MTKAAASSTNRREPRAHQSAQAQPSRAPQAGTDLLVLRAQLARAEKEARRAPTPPPSRPANLQLKPVAPQREADLAGIDTTEYSLSRAHARLRDAVYDGKYHICSHAVQHARAEGFLEHDIMHVLLAGRVRAVYPEDRRWLVCGTFESCGVALPLHVVAEHARSGFIDVVTAFVPKHPHHVISRARLAVMLRYDDEQIRARTAIPGNKPGNRSKGKWRKGA; this is translated from the coding sequence GTGACGAAAGCAGCCGCGTCCAGCACCAATCGCCGTGAACCCCGTGCCCACCAGTCTGCCCAGGCGCAGCCGTCCCGGGCCCCGCAGGCCGGAACGGACCTGCTCGTGCTGCGCGCCCAGCTCGCCCGTGCCGAGAAGGAAGCGCGGCGCGCGCCCACGCCCCCTCCGTCCCGGCCTGCCAACCTGCAACTGAAGCCCGTGGCCCCGCAGCGCGAGGCGGATCTGGCAGGCATCGACACCACCGAGTACTCCCTGTCGCGCGCCCATGCCCGACTCCGCGACGCCGTGTACGACGGCAAGTACCACATTTGCTCCCACGCGGTACAGCACGCCCGCGCTGAGGGCTTTCTGGAGCACGACATCATGCACGTGCTGCTCGCTGGGCGCGTCCGGGCGGTCTACCCCGAAGACCGCCGGTGGCTGGTGTGCGGCACCTTTGAGTCGTGCGGTGTGGCCTTGCCGCTGCACGTGGTGGCGGAACACGCCCGTAGCGGCTTTATAGACGTGGTGACGGCCTTCGTGCCCAAGCACCCCCACCACGTGATCTCCCGCGCCCGCCTGGCGGTGATGCTGCGTTACGACGACGAGCAGATCCGGGCGCGAACGGCCATACCGGGCAACAAGCCGGGGAACCGCTCCAAGGGGAAGTGGCGCAAGGGGGCGTAG
- a CDS encoding transporter substrate-binding domain-containing protein — MATGQVDAIVADRFAALRALNTNWKARLVLGEPLWTEQVGMAFAKEDPALHQAGNAALKQVLQDGRYAKLSQPYFGVDVRR; from the coding sequence GTGGCGACGGGGCAGGTGGACGCCATTGTCGCCGACCGTTTCGCAGCCCTCAGGGCGCTCAACACCAACTGGAAGGCCAGGCTGGTGCTTGGCGAGCCCCTGTGGACCGAACAGGTCGGCATGGCCTTCGCCAAGGAAGACCCCGCCCTGCACCAGGCGGGCAACGCGGCCCTCAAGCAGGTTTTGCAGGACGGCCGCTACGCCAAACTCAGCCAGCCGTATTTTGGGGTGGATGTCCGCCGTTGA
- the mnmE gene encoding tRNA uridine-5-carboxymethylaminomethyl(34) synthesis GTPase MnmE has translation MTRTGLSDTIAAIATAPGSAGVGIVRVSGPEALWVADRVFRGRRRPSATRGGRFLFGQLTGEGGEVLDEGLCLVFRGPRSYTGEDVAELQTHGSPAVLGSVLARVLELGARLARPGEFTLRAYLAGRLDLTQAEAVLELVSAGTDTARRQATLGLSGALGERVEGIGAQVTRTLAALQAMLDYPEEGVPEEDRALPLAAAEAELSALVHTARAGQVATRGARLALIGRPNAGKSSLLNALLGYERSIVTPIPGTTRDYLEAQLSLAGVPVTLVDTAGIRETADEVEAAGVRQAVTLAGSADLVLALEDGTLPREPLPAELPLGARAIHVRTKADLSPVWDDPATLPVSAVTAQGLPELREAVHAALVGDAARGEAWLTTERQADAARRALAHVRAARDLPDDLASYELEEALRALAELTGRDASEDVVDAVFRNFCVGK, from the coding sequence GTGACACGTACCGGCCTATCCGACACCATCGCCGCCATCGCCACCGCTCCGGGCAGCGCGGGGGTGGGCATCGTGCGCGTGAGTGGGCCGGAGGCGCTGTGGGTGGCGGACAGGGTATTCCGGGGCAGGCGCAGGCCGAGCGCCACGCGCGGCGGACGCTTCCTGTTCGGGCAACTGACCGGTGAGGGCGGCGAGGTGCTCGACGAGGGACTCTGCCTGGTCTTTCGGGGACCACGCAGCTACACCGGCGAGGACGTGGCCGAGCTTCAGACCCACGGCAGCCCCGCCGTGCTGGGCAGCGTGCTGGCCCGCGTGCTGGAACTCGGCGCGCGGCTGGCCCGGCCCGGCGAATTCACCCTGCGCGCCTACCTGGCCGGGCGGCTCGATCTGACGCAGGCAGAGGCCGTGCTGGAACTGGTCAGCGCCGGAACGGACACCGCCCGGCGGCAGGCCACCCTGGGCCTCTCAGGGGCGCTGGGCGAGCGGGTGGAGGGCATCGGGGCGCAGGTGACGCGCACGCTGGCGGCCCTCCAGGCCATGCTGGACTACCCCGAGGAGGGCGTGCCGGAGGAAGATCGGGCGCTGCCCCTCGCTGCCGCTGAGGCCGAACTCTCGGCGCTGGTGCACACCGCGCGGGCCGGACAGGTGGCGACGCGGGGCGCGCGGCTGGCCCTGATTGGACGGCCCAACGCCGGCAAAAGCAGTTTGCTCAATGCCCTGCTGGGCTATGAGCGCTCCATCGTCACGCCTATTCCCGGCACCACCCGCGACTATCTGGAGGCGCAGCTCTCGCTGGCAGGCGTACCCGTCACGCTGGTGGACACGGCGGGCATCCGCGAAACGGCCGACGAGGTGGAGGCGGCGGGCGTGCGGCAGGCCGTCACGCTGGCGGGCTCGGCCGATCTCGTGCTTGCGCTGGAGGACGGCACCCTGCCCCGCGAGCCCCTGCCCGCCGAACTGCCCCTGGGGGCGCGGGCGATCCACGTGCGGACCAAGGCGGACCTCTCCCCCGTCTGGGACGATCCGGCCACCCTGCCCGTGAGCGCCGTGACCGCTCAGGGCCTCCCCGAACTGCGGGAAGCGGTCCACGCTGCCCTTGTCGGCGACGCGGCGCGGGGCGAGGCGTGGCTGACCACCGAGCGGCAGGCCGACGCAGCGAGGCGGGCGCTTGCCCACGTGCGGGCAGCCCGGGACCTCCCCGATGATCTGGCCAGTTACGAGCTGGAAGAAGCCCTGCGCGCCCTGGCCGAACTGACTGGGCGGGACGCGTCGGAGGATGTGGTGGACGCGGTGTTTCGAAATTTTTGTGTGGGGAAGTAG
- a CDS encoding DUF58 domain-containing protein, which produces MVLALLAVVGAAFAVARRPPLVRLTRTFPAQGFEGTAVAYTVRIEVASRWPRRVLVLDEAPRSVVPGEQVTVGGLTVGRSVTERTTTLRLNRRGEYVWPPAGLRWSDPLGLFWYSAPLPTEDRMEVYPGTHGLVLPDLLRPLLSEGTLSRTLGLEDPISLRGARPYVPGDPPGRVHWRLSARTGELTVRELERTAASSLTVYLDTNGNDVFLESAVRLASSLIQEALALDLPASVATTSGATPTGRTPEALRAALRRLAGVQSDTAPPLIPPPRAGGNLIVLTQRAPGALVQQALLARATASRVVIVAIPEGFYLEPGEKPRRQWVGAPDTVRDLERRAGILAEAGVLVYVVRGNQSVLRLGA; this is translated from the coding sequence GTGGTCCTCGCGCTGCTCGCGGTGGTGGGAGCGGCCTTTGCGGTGGCGCGCCGTCCTCCCCTCGTGCGCCTCACCCGCACCTTTCCGGCGCAGGGCTTCGAGGGCACGGCGGTGGCGTACACCGTCCGCATCGAGGTCGCGTCGCGCTGGCCACGCCGTGTCCTGGTGCTGGATGAGGCGCCCCGCAGCGTCGTCCCTGGCGAGCAGGTCACCGTGGGCGGCCTGACGGTGGGCCGCAGCGTGACCGAGCGGACCACCACGCTGCGCCTCAACCGCCGCGGCGAGTATGTCTGGCCGCCCGCTGGGCTGCGCTGGTCCGATCCGCTGGGACTGTTCTGGTATTCCGCGCCGCTGCCCACAGAGGACCGGATGGAGGTCTACCCCGGGACGCACGGCCTGGTGCTGCCGGACCTGCTGCGGCCCCTCCTGAGCGAGGGCACCCTCTCGCGCACGCTGGGCCTGGAAGATCCCATCAGCCTGCGCGGCGCGAGGCCCTACGTGCCGGGTGACCCTCCGGGCCGGGTCCACTGGCGGCTCTCGGCACGGACCGGAGAACTCACCGTGCGCGAACTGGAGCGTACCGCCGCGAGCAGCCTGACGGTCTACCTCGACACGAACGGCAACGACGTGTTTCTGGAAAGTGCCGTGCGCCTCGCCAGCAGCCTGATTCAGGAGGCCCTCGCGCTCGACCTTCCCGCCAGCGTTGCCACGACCTCCGGGGCCACCCCCACGGGCCGTACCCCTGAGGCCCTGCGCGCCGCCCTGCGCCGACTCGCGGGGGTGCAGTCCGACACCGCGCCGCCCCTTATCCCGCCCCCCCGTGCGGGGGGAAACCTGATCGTGCTGACCCAGCGCGCACCGGGAGCCCTGGTGCAGCAGGCCCTCCTCGCCCGCGCCACGGCCAGCCGCGTGGTGATCGTCGCCATTCCCGAGGGCTTTTACCTCGAACCTGGGGAGAAGCCCCGCCGTCAATGGGTGGGGGCTCCCGATACGGTGCGTGACCTGGAGCGCCGCGCCGGAATCCTGGCCGAGGCGGGCGTGCTGGTGTACGTGGTCCGGGGCAACCAGAGTGTGCTGCGGCTGGGGGCGTAG
- a CDS encoding AAA family ATPase: MTSERRTGQEADVQRYAARVLHNVARVLVGKEQVTRLALAGLLAGGHLLLEDAPGTGKTMLARALAATLGLGFRRVQFTPDLLPSDVTGVSVYRPATGEFEFVPGPIFTGLLLADEINRATPKTQSALLEAMGEGQVTEGGVTHVLPPPFVVIATQNPVEHEGTYRLPEAQLDRFVLKLSVGYPTLEEEVQMLGRLQGVHPIETLGTVATAGDLLAARQVVREVRVSDDLRRYMAALTARTRSHPQVALGGGPRASLALQGVAQALAALSGRSFVIPDDVKAAAPGVLAHRLTLRIEARLAGLRPEEVVADVLRQEPVPAEVSGASPLPTGARP; encoded by the coding sequence ATGACGAGCGAGAGACGAACGGGGCAAGAGGCGGATGTGCAGCGCTACGCTGCCCGCGTGCTGCACAACGTGGCGCGGGTTCTGGTGGGCAAGGAGCAGGTCACGCGCCTCGCGCTGGCGGGCCTGCTGGCAGGTGGACACCTGCTGCTCGAAGACGCGCCCGGAACGGGCAAGACCATGCTGGCGCGGGCGCTGGCCGCGACTCTGGGCCTGGGCTTCCGGCGGGTGCAGTTCACCCCGGATCTGCTCCCCAGCGACGTGACCGGCGTGAGCGTGTACCGCCCGGCCACCGGCGAGTTCGAGTTCGTGCCCGGCCCCATCTTTACGGGGTTGCTGCTCGCCGACGAGATCAACCGCGCCACCCCCAAAACCCAGTCCGCGCTGCTGGAGGCGATGGGCGAGGGGCAGGTTACGGAAGGCGGCGTGACCCACGTGCTGCCGCCCCCCTTCGTGGTGATCGCCACCCAGAACCCGGTGGAGCATGAGGGTACCTACCGCCTGCCTGAAGCCCAGCTCGACCGCTTTGTGCTCAAGCTCTCGGTGGGCTACCCCACGCTGGAGGAAGAGGTGCAGATGCTCGGCCGCCTCCAGGGCGTGCACCCCATCGAGACGCTGGGCACGGTGGCGACGGCGGGCGACCTGCTCGCGGCCCGGCAGGTGGTGCGCGAGGTCCGCGTTTCCGACGACTTGAGACGCTACATGGCCGCCCTCACCGCGCGGACCCGCTCGCACCCGCAGGTGGCACTTGGAGGTGGACCGCGCGCCAGCCTCGCACTCCAGGGGGTGGCGCAGGCCCTCGCCGCACTGTCAGGGCGCTCCTTCGTGATCCCCGACGATGTGAAGGCCGCCGCTCCGGGGGTGCTGGCCCATCGCCTGACCCTGCGCATCGAGGCCCGCCTTGCCGGACTGCGCCCGGAGGAAGTCGTGGCAGACGTGCTGCGGCAGGAACCGGTGCCCGCCGAGGTGTCCGGCGCCTCGCCGCTTCCCACAGGGGCCAGACCCTGA
- a CDS encoding DUF4129 domain-containing protein: MVALVPVVGAAWLPWWAVLGMVLALLASRQEGENPLLRLPLLLLGGGQGLLVQVPNMKGAAGALLFTQLFLQVFGGAVLVALTTGALEGRKMVWGVAGLAAALLLGVVVTGTAAPWGLALGFLALVLTLLGTVGWEERPSHRLPGSRRAVGEVAALGLLGATLLGLLALAWPAAGVKSSPSAAVSATTAAPLRPPQASVSPVRLPRPLAEPRTQVAPTPAGRPPLPGGDLPLLGGLLLIAALWFMLGRARRTKPEQKRNWWEVAALAGLLVGALLTAAFIGATPPSSGASLGPGGEIQKELGKKSRSAAPQERAPIPLSPATQARLLWAIHLAAFLVLAALAGAVLWLTLQSREKVRTGEATPEEALPSGPDAALHRVRVAYREALAALGRVGLGRAEAETPAEHAARVTHLLPALVAPLGVLVTAYTPVRYGGRVTEEDADAAEEAARQVARGAAAAHTRPPEGDTP; the protein is encoded by the coding sequence TTGGTCGCGCTCGTGCCGGTGGTGGGCGCAGCGTGGCTGCCGTGGTGGGCGGTGCTGGGCATGGTCCTGGCCCTGCTCGCCTCCCGGCAGGAAGGGGAGAACCCCCTGCTGCGCCTGCCCCTGCTGCTGCTGGGCGGGGGGCAGGGGCTCCTGGTGCAGGTGCCCAACATGAAGGGCGCGGCGGGCGCGCTGCTGTTCACCCAGTTGTTCCTGCAGGTGTTCGGGGGAGCGGTTCTCGTCGCCCTGACGACGGGCGCGCTGGAGGGGCGGAAGATGGTGTGGGGCGTGGCCGGCCTGGCGGCGGCGCTGCTCCTCGGAGTGGTGGTGACCGGCACGGCTGCCCCGTGGGGGCTGGCGCTGGGCTTCCTCGCGCTGGTGCTGACGCTGCTGGGAACGGTGGGGTGGGAGGAGCGGCCCTCCCACCGCCTGCCGGGCAGCCGCCGCGCTGTGGGGGAAGTCGCGGCTCTGGGGCTGCTTGGGGCCACGCTGCTGGGGCTGCTGGCCCTGGCGTGGCCCGCTGCGGGTGTCAAGTCCTCGCCGTCAGCAGCCGTTTCGGCCACCACAGCGGCTCCCCTACGGCCTCCCCAGGCGTCCGTTTCGCCCGTTCGCCTCCCCCGCCCGTTGGCGGAACCCAGAACGCAGGTTGCCCCCACGCCCGCCGGGCGCCCCCCCCTGCCCGGCGGTGACCTGCCACTGCTGGGCGGGCTGCTCCTGATCGCCGCGCTATGGTTCATGCTCGGGCGCGCGCGCCGGACCAAGCCCGAACAGAAGCGCAACTGGTGGGAGGTGGCTGCCCTCGCCGGCCTGCTTGTCGGCGCCCTCCTGACCGCTGCCTTTATCGGGGCCACCCCACCTTCTTCCGGGGCCTCGCTGGGGCCGGGCGGAGAAATTCAAAAGGAGCTGGGAAAGAAAAGTCGGTCGGCGGCTCCGCAGGAGCGCGCCCCCATTCCCCTCTCGCCCGCCACACAGGCGCGGCTGCTGTGGGCGATCCATCTCGCGGCCTTTCTCGTGCTGGCCGCGCTGGCAGGCGCAGTGCTGTGGCTGACCCTGCAGTCCCGCGAGAAGGTGAGAACTGGGGAAGCCACGCCTGAGGAAGCCCTGCCCTCCGGCCCCGACGCTGCCCTTCACCGCGTCCGGGTGGCCTACCGCGAGGCCCTGGCAGCTCTGGGACGGGTAGGTCTGGGCCGGGCCGAGGCCGAGACACCCGCCGAACACGCGGCGCGGGTGACCCACCTACTCCCGGCCCTCGTGGCACCGCTGGGCGTCCTCGTGACCGCCTACACTCCGGTGCGCTACGGGGGCCGCGTGACCGAGGAGGACGCCGACGCGGCCGAGGAAGCCGCCCGGCAGGTGGCCCGGGGGGCCGCCGCCGCACACACCAGACCACCGGAGGGCGATACACCATGA